The sequence tatgatcgaaaatccaagtgtattatgaaaaatactcaaagatagatacgatattaattatcaaaaaaaaataaaaaaaaaaataacggtgatccatgaaagaataaaattaaagatattagtagacgctcttataagaattccggagattcttattaatgatctggtaacgtgaatcatcagtctagtatttcttgaatacatgaacatcttgtttagctctacaaataagtcccaaaagaaaacgagagtgaatctgttgacaaatcttgattaaattaaccctgagctaccttgagacttgaatggtttgaattttctaagatgcctagttttttttatgtatcactcataaataaatggttttagaccataacgcatatgttttattaagtgttatcttttatgtacttcagattataacttgtttgcaggtaatataatttgattatcttgctgaaatataactcattatttgcttatcttatttgaagttttagtatgaatcctgctgaaatacaacatcaattaaatggtaaagacctatgtattgcagatagtagtaacatacacactatgatcaaatctaagaaatatttcattgatttaaatcaaatgaaggaattataaatactatatcagctcttgcaaacttgatataaggaacgaaaaaggtaaaatttcatattaccaaatggtacaaattttttggtaaacaatgtcttgttttctcccaaatcaaagagaaatttgttaagtttctctgatatatattataatggatatgattatcagtcaatgataatcgaaaatgagaaatatctatgtagcaccgaaaagcgcatatgataaaaagcgcatatgatgaaaagcgcagcgcataggattaaaagcgcatatgataaaaagcgcatatgatgaaaagcgcagcgcatatgattaaaagcgcatatgataaaaaacgcatatgatgaaaagcgcagcgcatgtaattaaaagcgcatataatgaaaagtgcatatgacgaaaagcgcagcacatatgattaaaagcgcatatggtgaaaatgatatatgatgaaaaacacatatggtgattaacgaaaaacacatatggtgattaatgaaaagcacatatggcgattaatgaaaagcacattgagaaataatcaccaatgtttcttgaaagaattcaagggtatatatatggaccaattcatccatcatgtggaccatttttctaatagacgcatctaacgcatggtctcatgtttgtgtgttatcaagccgtaatatggcatttgcaaagtttcttgcacaaattattaaattaagaatacattattctgattacaccattaaaaggatgagacttgataatgctggtgagttaacatctcaaacttttaatgattattatatgtctacatggattgttgttgaacatccagttgctcatgtgcatacacaaaattggtttagctgaatcaatagataaacgcttacagctaataactagacaattagaaatgagtacaaaactctcaatatttatatggggacatgtaaatttacatgatgtgacattaattcgcattaaatcaagtgcaagttataaatattctccattaccaacttaattttggtggagaccaaatattttccatcttagaacatttggttgtgcagtgtatttttaattgaacaaccacaacaaatggttcctcaaagaaggattgaaatatatgttagatatgaaacatcttcaatcaaaagatatattgaacccatgacgggtgatgtttttacagcaagttttgtcgattgtcactttaatgaaacattgttccctatattagggggagaaatgaaatataaataaaatgatgtttcatggtgtgaacatcaattaaggaatattgatcatcgcacaaaagaatgcgaaaagaaagttcaaatataatgcatatgcaagaacttgcaaattaattactttatgcatttaaagatacaaaaaaaaaataagtgactaaatcatatataccagcagtaaatgtttcagctagaattgaaattacaaaatctggcaataatgtcactcatgagtctttgctacggcagaaacgtgggagaccaattggttctaacgataaaaatcctcgaaaagaaaaatcagctgataatgaggtaaaagaaagtgttcaagaagaaccacaaatcaatactccttctacaaaggatattgataaatgtaaatacataaattgcaataaattatgcaatattatgaaactgaaatgaaatgaaaaatcttgatgagatattttcatataatgttacaatgacatcatgaataaagatgatgatctggaaccaaaatctgtcattgaatatcaaaatagacgtgattgaactcaacagaaaggagcaatacgagctgaattagaatcgctcaataaaagaaaagtttttggatcaatcgttatcacttttaaagatgtgaaacaatgagatacaaataaatttttatccgaaaagaaatgtgcaaatgaagttacaaggcaaaactagaattgtaactcaagattttccacaaagaccagaaatgaattaggagaaaaacgtatcctcctataatgaatacaattacttattagatacttaatcaacctggtagttatttaaatgcatctcatggatgttgttactacttatttgtatggatcacttaatagtgatatatatatatgaatatacctgaagggttaaggtatcataagcatctaatgcaaaacccaagggaatatattccattaaatcacaaagatttctaaatgggtttatataatcgggacgtatgtggtataatcgattaaattattacttgataagaaaagggtatacatataaacttatttgcacgtgtgttttataaaaacaatgttcggatatgtgatcatagctgtttatatcaattatcttaaataaagaaatctatgaagccattcaacttctaaagaaagattttaaaaaaaaaaaaaaaaaatcaagtattacgctgatttacatattgagcatataactaatgacttacttatacatcaaacaacttataccgaaaagattttaaaatattttaatatggacaagacaaaaaccattaagtacttatatggttgttagatcttaatattgatactaatccatttcatcctctagaagatcatgaagatcttcttggttcagaagttccatattttagtgcaattggggctcttatgtatcttacaaattatacaagatctgacatttcttttgcagttaatttattgacaaggttcagctcagcccctaccaaaagacattggaatgagatcaaacaaatagtttgataccttcggggaactactgatttataattattttattctaacaactcgaaacaagatttgtttggttatacagatgcagattatttatctgatctacataaagctaaatctcaaactggatatgtattcctaaatggaggcaccgcaatatcatgacgttctcaaaacaaacacttgttgcaacatcatcaaatcatgccgaagtgattgcattacatgaagctactcgggaatgattttagttaagatcaatgatacaaatcattattgattcttgtgaactagaacgctataaaagaccaacaactatctatgaagataatacagcttacatagtacaaatgaaagaagagtatcaaaaatgacagaacaaaacataaatgctgacgaggcgctaaagctataaacggtcttaacggtcataagtttgatggaaaagaatggtatattggtaaggctcagaaaaagactgaaagggaataggaattgaaacaacagtttgagcaaaccatgaaggagactgtagacaaatcacacgggtcaaacttgtacataaaagatttagatgatacagtttcagatgaaaacctcagattcttctcatatactcaagatctcgtaaaagacaactagattaaaatgagatacgttcaattaacaactctgctgatctttataccaaagcactgtcaatcgctgttttcaaaacatacgttcacaatattggcatgaggcaagttcaaaagatgtgacgactcagcgttgtctacttgagggggagtcaactctatgctgcactctttttcccttagctaaagttttatcccactgggttttctttagcaaggtttttaacgaggcagtattaattgctctttaaaaaaaaaaaaaattaccatccaagggggagtgttgtaaatttagtagttaaatatggatggtaattagtcaaatatggatagtaaaatttgtactatatatatgtgcataatgtaagttacaaaaacatacatatacattaaatacatcacacctctcttcaacctctttctctcctatatcttctacaacacatctctcttttattggttctttcaatttgaatatattgaaccaggtcactaaaggtagttataagcctactgaaatataacacaatcatattaatctatttatatacttatattaaaaagagTTTAAAAGAGCTTAGTTGTCATTAGGGCCTTAATTTAGATGATATTATGCCAAGTGTTAAATCCAGCTGTCTCATTCACAGTACTTTTGAttctaaataatacggagtaatttaattttaattaattaataacacAAAATATGTTTAATTAAATACAATCAGTGTACCCATTCCGTTTTATCAAACTTGATCTGCAACCCTTTTATAACAAACGCCGCTAACCCCATCTAACCCTAACTTCACGATGCCGGAAATAATAACGAATAATCAAATGCTGTAAACAAAGGAGAAGGAAGAATCAGAAAGGTACTAAAAATAATTTTCTAGATTAATTAAGGTCGAATTCAGCGTGGCTATTATAATACGGAGTACATGATCAAGTTATTGAACATACCTGAGTAATTCTAATGATTCTGTTTACGATGGGTGTTAATATAGTAATTGTAAACGTGCTAACATTTATCTTTTCGCTGAATCTGATAAGCTGATAGTTTATCTTGTGAAAATGCATGACTCAAAGTGGTCGACTGATGCATGTTATGTTGGCCAAATTACACTAGGCTGGAAAAGTTTATCACTTCAGAGCAAGACGACAAATGGCCGAAAGTGTTGGTCAGGTTGCTAAGTTCAAGCGTCTATATGGACAAGTGGAAGAGGAGAAAGAAGATGTGTCTAAAAGGTGAACTAGCAGGTCCCTTTATGTTCGTATTTTATAAGTTCATCATAAACTTTATTTAAAATGGGTTCGTCCTAACACAAATATCTGCCTTTTTGATACATTTGCTTTTATCTTGGTTCGCCGACTTAAGGTACTGTTTACTAAATGGTCAACTGGTATTCTTATTGCTTATTAGTAAAGCATATGCAAATCTTTGTTGCTGCATTTTATAGCAATAGGTAAGTTTGAGCGTTTTATAGCATTGTTTGGACTACCTAAGTAACACCCTTCTTAAATATGGTAAGGTGCTTATTACATCATATGCATATATATAGGACATGCATCTAAATTCATCTTTTCATCTCTTAGTATGCTCAATGGTCATAAGAATATTACTTGGGATGTTGTACGATCTTTTAATTTGTATTGTCATGTTAATCTGTTTAAATTTTATTGTCAGGATGTAGGTAAAAAGGGAAAGGGATATGGATATGACAAGCACAACCTAATCAATGAAGTAATTACCTGTGGATGAACGGTTGAATTGTTAACCTCATATGATTAGAAACACTTATTGTGCATTTTTGTTATATGGTTGGTTAGCCTTATATATCAAATGACGTTGTTttcatcattatatatatatatatatatatatatatatatatatatatatatatataaacattttatctGTGTCATATAACATTTTATCTGTGTCATATGTGTAATCATATAGGGTAGTTAATGTTCTATTCTGTATTTGTTGTATCTACTCATTCTTTAAATAATTCTATTGCTTTTTTAAACAAAATGTTATCAAAACATGTTCATACTGCCAAAGTTGACTAATGACAGTCAAACTAAatttaatatgtatttttttatcATTCTAACTCATGCAATTGTGTTGTTGTCAATAGATGGATTTGATTCAATACAGTGTTGCTTTTGGAATGAGATCATGAATACCATATcatactatatatataactatgtgCATTGGTTTTTATCTCACTTTCTTTTTCTTACTTTTTGTGTCGATATAATCCATTTTAGTCTAAATGTACCTCGAGTCGTAATCCATATATGTTTTGTTATTAATACTTCGTTATCGAGAACAAGTGTACATATACCATATCTCTACTACTTCGATTTTTGAGCAGTCGCACAACGTACGGGCTCAAAATCTAGTAAATTAATAAATTATGGCATAACATCTTCTAACAAAAAAAGAAGAAATAGTAGTTAACAACAATAcagcataataatcataaaaaataCTCCTATACTTCTCAGGCAATTGCATTTAAAAACAATGTTTTTTAAGGTTGATTTTAAGGCTATGCTTTTTAAGTTTGATTTTGATAAAGCTTTCGAATCGATACATTGGACTTACATCTTCTCTATGATGCATTTCATGGGCTTTCATATGAAATGGATATTATGGATCAAAGTTTGTTTAGAATCTTCCAAAGCTTCTTTACTTTTAAACGGGAGTCGTTCTTCTGAATTCTCTATTGAGAGGTTTACGACAAGGTGATCTCCTCTCTCCTTTCTTATTTATCATCAGTATGGAAGGTCGATCTTTCTGCCGCTATTAATGATGTGTCGGAAGCTTCACTTTATTCTAGTTTAAGCATTAATAATCGCTAAAACGGCATTCGGATTAATCATTGTACTTATGCAAATGATGTTTTATTTATTGGAGAATGGGATGATTACAACGCTTGTAACTTAGTTACTATACTTAGTTCTTTCTTTGTCGTTTCTGGTTTGAAGATTAACTTACACAAGTCTTTGATTTTTGGAGTGGATGTTGACTCAACTAAGGTTAGTCGTTTAGCAAGTGTTCTTGGTTGCTCTTCCGCTAACTTTCCTTTCACATTCATAGGCATTCTGGTTGGCCAAAATATGCATAGAAAAGAGGATTGGAAAGGTGTCATCTACAAAGTAACGATCCCCCTTGCATCTTGGAAAGCAAACCTCCTCTTCTCCGGCGGTAGACTAACTTTAGGTAAATCCGTGTTGGGTGCTATTGGTACCCATACTATGTCGCTTTTTCAAGCTCCCAAGAAAGTCATTCAAATTATCGAATCGCTTCATTCCAAATTTTTTTGGGGAGCTAAAGATAATGAAAGGAAAATCCATTGGGTGAACTGACGTCTCATCCAAACTCCATATGATAAAGGAGGTCTTTCGGTCAATTGTTTTAAGTCTTTAAATCTTGCACTTCTTTACAAATGGAGGTGGAGATTCTTCACTAATAAGGATGCTCTTTAGGTCAAAGTTATCTTTGCCATTCATGGGATCCACAAATGTAATTTACTTATAGGACCCATAAAGGTAATTTACTTCCTGGTATGTCGAATTCTTCGGGTACATGGTCTGTCATTTATTCGGTTTTATCAAGATTATACCAAGAAAATGTTCTTCTTCTTGATACCTTGAGTATCAAAGTCGGCAATGGGTTACAAACGGATTTTTGGCTTGACTCTTGGATTAGTAATGAATCTTTAGCTATCCGATTTCCACGCATTTATGCATTAGATTCCGTCAAATTTGATTTCGTCGCTTCGCATTATTCTTGTAACACTGTACTTTTTTAcacacattttttttaaagacactcACAGCAGAAGACTTATTAATTACCCATCATATATTAATTACCGAAATATATGATTACACaaatcacaggtgttacgttattactacaAACCATTTAAACATATTGTTTATTATAAAACATCAGAGTTATGCACTGTGCCAAACATCTTCAGTTGTCCCGtaaaacccaccaaaagctgctaatacacacctgcagggcaaaacactgtgagagaattagcataacgctaagtgaatggcaatatctaggtggacatcactacaagcatcaagcacggCTTAAAGACACTGGCCACTAAGTCACTTAAAGCCATaaacaagaggaccggcaacccgtagctgatcaagctagaatccACCGATAGCCCCCAttactgaatcactggtatagtcttccagatgtgacgcactcgtcattcacactataccaccaaTTAGTAACGCCTGGGCGCAATACTATTACCCCAAACAtaaggtaaatagcattgacctcttacaTCGGGAACACCATCGACGTTACACCGGAATTCACCCTCGATGTTAGAactgggtgcgcacataatcacatatagtcattGTACTGGTCTCAGACTCCTAAATAGTCTAGTCATAAGCATGGCAcagatcactatacttgtcactgtataatcacatccataaagatagtcTCACTCACTTagaagcacaagtactcagttgtcttatatcactgagccttcacatttccatttatcacctgagaatatcaatTCTCTAGTTAGTACACTTTTCAATCAAATTACACATTAGAATAAATATCACAACAATAcagtaaatgggtcagaattgcacttgacccaaacatacaaacactaTCGCTCACACGGGTGAGTATCCTCACTCGCACGACTGAACTATCACTTGTACTAGTGATTATCAAACTCACTCACACGGTTTAGTGTCTCACTCGCACGAATGGACacttcactcgtacgagtgagtgcCTCAAACGCACAGTTGAGTAAGAACAGCAGCAAACCTACAATTCGAGCTTTTTACACCCAACCCAAAGTTTGATTTATTGTTTTAAAACCTTATTGTAACAACCCGAATTTTTCCGTTACTattgttacttgtccgttaaatatttaacggtgtttacttagactttgtgtgttTAATATGTTTAAATGCATAATTGATCCTATTGGATtacttaaattaatattttatattaatttatgaacttgtttTGGATAACGAAATAACTAGGAAACGATACTATTAAGTTAGtcgtctagaaagcttttcagtttacggaacttagaaaaatgagaaaataattatttttaataattattgactttaagaaaaaattatttaatttattatttatttagtaaattaaacccggtgattgcgtttcaacgactagttaaggttccggagacccggtaaggTTAACGACACTCGAAACGGACGACGCGCGTACAAGCAAGTAAGAAAAACTAGCCCATGACACCCCTtaaagggccattcggccgaacccgtAGTGGGTACTCCTTAATGGACTTATTTTGGCTAATGGATAATTAGTGGGTTGTGTTTAGACCCTAATTAAATGATATAAATAGGTAGCAAACTAGTGAacccttatttttttctttttcttggccGATCGGTTTCCCTCTCCCTCTCTCTTACCTTCGTCGACcaccacaacaccaccaccaccttcaaaAGTTGAAATTAGAAGAAACCTCGTGCACGAACGTTGTtccttgcatcgttctctacgcgtacgTACTAGCAATTTGATATTCTAATGTATATTTGCAAACCCTAATTTTTATAAATCAGTTTTTTTGTCAATTGCATAGtctaatcaagtctagtgctcaattgatgatgTTTAGAGttatcgtttatcgtttaattgctcgattgatgttgtttacatgaaaaacgaatttgaATCTTGTAAATCAGATAAAATTAACTTGTGGACTGATCTTGTAATGTGTTTAGATGAAAATgtatcgaaaaactattgaatttggactttgatttcgcttgatttcgttatcgtatgctcaagatatgctaggTCGAAGTTTTCACTAGGCTTTACTTGTAATCCGAATTTTCCGAGTTGTGTACTTTATGATTTGGTTAATGAAAAGTGTACCActgtaatccttgtgaaaaattatgcatgttggacttaagatttgcgtcaaaatcTTTTATGATGCTCTCGGTgcgtcaaaacgaagattcgtgttttaaagagagctgaaactgttttcgaaTGTGAAATAAATTACCTTGTGTGAACTAGAAATTAATTGAGGCTTTGATCTtttggaatatgttagtttatatgttccttgatgtatttcatttgcatgctaacttctgaaaacgtgaattgacatgagttataagcttgaccaAATGATGTGTATGTTGTTGATTACAACTGAagggtctgtaaagattgattaatCTGTACTAAATTGCTATATGAATGtacttgattattttatcactaaaactttgagatgttttgagtcatctccaattggccgttcatcacaCATAGGTAACACTTCCGTCTAACACAcgcgtatttaccagttatctgaaacccagaatctttaataacttatttattgtaataacccgccttttttcgttaatttattttaacgccgtctttttttagataatatctttcgttatctaaattcgtatcttttgtTGATTAGCGTTttgatattcccgttatttaattataacatctctcatttactctagcgtatttaaaataattcgttcagttaattcacgcacccgcttttaaacttgaggggctAACTTTGTCACTTGGCCAAACTTGATCAACTAGTATTTGACTAAGTCAACTAATCACCACCTCCCACCACCCAATCCTCATTtcatttctttttccattttctcttAACATAAAATCCCCAACTTAAACTCATCTTCATCTTctccacaaattcatcatctaattcaaAACTAccaagctaacatcaaaacaaattttacatttgtgatccttgcatcatcctcttcaatttggtaccaatttcatagcttggggtaagcttttcaaaatctctaattttcataaattacacctttttaacttgaaatggtgttaattagtgtctatggctcgagtctaacatgaatatgtgattggtttgctcgattttgttgttttgagtaactagtatgaacacttgaaatgggtatgTTTAAtattgagttttggttgattaaacgttgttgttatgttaaagttcatgtattaaatgtgttactagcatcattagctacattttggtatgtaggttggtttggaaaaacttcattaacataaatgttgaattcatgattcttggttagggtttggtagcatttaaaatgaacttttgataccttgaatgctatgagatgttatcggtgagtgtttagttgcattgtatgcgtaattaccttcgaaacggcatgtcgtatgtgtaaattggattcccgaatcatcttatgcgtttatgAACTTTGAACTTTTGATAATAAACATCCAATGATCTTTCGATGCGTATTTAATTGTTGTAAATACTAGTTTTGGTTGATGATATGTTCTTAGttatattccttgtcaaaataccttttcaaagatataagatacgtgttgtaagtgttttcggttcataatttgtgtttgaatgagttttggttcgagacttgaacatttgaaacagcCCAGGAATCAGCCCAAGtgcatttgtgacgacccggaaatttccgatcaaatttaaacttaatctttatgtgatctcgacacgataagcaaagtctgtaaggttgattctcaaaagttttgaactgttatcatatattaaattaccccgtgactatttctgacgattcacgaaccttttatCGCAAAtagaaatgtgtatataaataattgtgcatgtaaataattatatattataaattaattatattaatgaactgTTATGTAATTGTGACATAAAACTTaatcttgttatttaaaactgtttatttaaatatagaaagtagattgaatatacaaaatttatcaatgttaacaaagtagtaattgttatactctgagattatttgtttcaatat comes from Rutidosis leptorrhynchoides isolate AG116_Rl617_1_P2 chromosome 4, CSIRO_AGI_Rlap_v1, whole genome shotgun sequence and encodes:
- the LOC139840875 gene encoding uncharacterized protein; protein product: MAESVGQVAKFKRLYGQVEEEKEDDVGKKGKGYGYDKHNLINEINLHKSLIFGVDVDSTKVSRLASVLGCSSANFPFTFIGILVGQNMHRKEDWKGVIYKVTIPLASWKANLLFSGGRLTLGKSVLGAIGTHTMSLFQAPKKVIQIIESLHSKFFWGAKDNERKIHWVN